A genomic region of Bradyrhizobium sp. ORS 278 contains the following coding sequences:
- a CDS encoding (2Fe-2S)-binding protein, protein MAKLSINGRDVSVDAANDTPLLWVIREDLQMTGTKFGCGAGLCGACTVHVEGEAVRSCQTMLGDVTNKKITTIEGLSDKGDHPLQKAWIAEQVPQCGYCQSGQIMQAASLLAKTTSPSKEEITAHMDGNLCRCMTYSRIQKAISRAAAEMRTASNTTSNERSPT, encoded by the coding sequence ATGGCGAAACTCAGTATCAACGGCAGAGATGTCTCTGTCGACGCGGCGAACGACACGCCGCTGTTGTGGGTCATCCGCGAGGACTTGCAGATGACCGGCACCAAGTTCGGCTGCGGTGCCGGACTGTGCGGCGCCTGCACTGTTCACGTCGAGGGCGAAGCGGTGCGGTCGTGCCAGACCATGCTCGGCGACGTCACGAACAAGAAGATCACCACCATCGAGGGCCTTTCGGACAAGGGCGATCATCCCTTGCAGAAGGCGTGGATCGCCGAGCAGGTGCCGCAATGCGGCTACTGCCAATCGGGACAGATCATGCAGGCGGCCTCGCTGCTCGCCAAGACGACGAGCCCGAGCAAGGAGGAGATCACAGCGCATATGGACGGCAATCTCTGCCGCTGCATGACCTATTCGCGGATCCAGAAGGCCATTTCGCGCGCGGCGGCAGAAATGCGCACCGCGTCCAACACCACCTCGAACGAGCGGAGCCCCACATGA
- a CDS encoding copper chaperone PCu(A)C — protein MSRPVVAGEGLTLSDAWVPAAPEVGRDIPLLLTIRNETSSPEALMRVRCPIANFSERHTVDRGEGAPAMRSIPNIPIAAGGTLVLLPTAYHVMLLQTREPLEPGKRFTCTIVFQKAGSIETEVEVRKSP, from the coding sequence ATGTCGCGGCCCGTGGTGGCCGGCGAGGGGCTGACCTTGTCCGACGCCTGGGTTCCCGCGGCGCCCGAGGTGGGTCGTGACATTCCGCTGTTGCTCACGATCAGGAACGAGACGTCATCGCCCGAGGCGCTGATGCGCGTGCGCTGTCCGATCGCCAATTTTTCCGAGCGTCACACGGTGGATCGCGGCGAAGGTGCACCGGCGATGCGCTCCATTCCCAACATTCCGATCGCCGCGGGCGGCACGCTGGTGCTGCTGCCGACCGCCTATCACGTGATGCTGCTGCAGACCCGCGAGCCGCTCGAGCCGGGCAAGCGCTTCACCTGCACGATCGTTTTCCAGAAGGCAGGATCCATCGAAACGGAGGTCGAGGTTCGCAAGTCCCCGTAA
- a CDS encoding GntR family transcriptional regulator, which yields MRIVSPAPSLVEQVVEAITDEIVSGVLTSGSRLIQDDLAQAYGVSRQPVQQALMLLRGCGLVQSAPGRGLIVAPLDPSFVRDLYEMRAVLEGLAARLAAERAGDRAGREGPAYIAAGHEALKSGLVSRKIETDIAFHRFLSGLSGNPLIDETMAPHWPYLKRVMSDVLQKEESMSQTVWDEHEDILAAVIEGRSADAERLSREHISRAAGVFIHHLEAQQGDRPRQRRMLSARKMPL from the coding sequence ATGCGAATCGTGTCTCCCGCCCCCTCCCTGGTCGAGCAGGTCGTCGAAGCGATCACTGACGAGATCGTCAGCGGCGTGCTGACGTCCGGCTCACGGCTGATCCAGGATGATCTCGCCCAGGCTTACGGGGTTTCACGCCAGCCCGTTCAACAAGCCCTGATGCTGTTGCGCGGCTGCGGACTGGTGCAGAGCGCGCCAGGACGCGGACTGATCGTGGCACCGCTCGACCCCAGCTTCGTTCGTGATCTCTACGAGATGCGCGCCGTGCTCGAAGGTCTTGCAGCGCGGCTCGCCGCCGAGCGCGCCGGCGATCGCGCCGGACGCGAAGGGCCCGCCTACATCGCCGCAGGTCACGAAGCGCTCAAGAGCGGGTTGGTGAGCCGCAAGATCGAGACCGACATCGCCTTCCACCGGTTCTTGAGCGGACTCTCCGGCAATCCGCTGATCGACGAGACGATGGCGCCGCATTGGCCCTATCTGAAGCGTGTGATGTCCGATGTGCTGCAGAAGGAAGAAAGCATGTCGCAGACCGTCTGGGACGAGCATGAGGACATTCTGGCCGCGGTGATCGAGGGGCGCAGCGCCGATGCCGAACGCCTGAGCCGCGAGCACATCTCGCGCGCGGCGGGCGTTTTCATTCACCACCTCGAAGCGCAGCAGGGAGACCGGCCGAGGCAGCGGCGCATGCTCTCGGCACGCAAGATGCCGCTATGA
- a CDS encoding GntR family transcriptional regulator, giving the protein MPPLKTQPNLTERVYQQILSDIVEGELPESARLIQDDLARDLGVSRQPVQQALLLLRNQGFVRDAPGRGLEVAPIDTDFIRNLYEIRAVAEGLACRLAASRGAERAAEQGPRLIAEGRRAEREHSVEQLIEADVKFHEFLYQVSGNSVIQDTTQPHWLHLRRLMGEVLMRDETPRRIWDQHEDILNAVIAGDAQRAEDLARQHITRTATVLLARLSKQRDRVPVATPS; this is encoded by the coding sequence GTGCCGCCGCTGAAAACACAGCCGAACCTGACCGAACGCGTCTACCAGCAGATCCTCTCGGACATCGTCGAAGGCGAACTGCCGGAATCCGCGCGGCTGATCCAGGACGATCTTGCTCGCGACCTCGGCGTCTCGCGCCAGCCGGTGCAGCAGGCGCTTCTGCTGTTGCGCAATCAGGGCTTTGTCCGCGACGCGCCGGGGCGGGGCCTGGAAGTCGCGCCGATCGACACCGACTTCATCCGCAACCTCTACGAAATTCGCGCCGTGGCCGAGGGCCTCGCCTGCCGGCTTGCGGCGAGCCGCGGCGCCGAGCGCGCGGCCGAGCAAGGCCCCAGGCTGATCGCGGAAGGCCGCCGCGCCGAGCGCGAGCATTCGGTCGAGCAACTGATCGAGGCCGACGTCAAGTTTCACGAGTTTCTCTACCAGGTCTCCGGCAACTCGGTCATCCAGGACACGACCCAGCCGCATTGGCTGCATCTACGCCGGCTGATGGGCGAGGTGCTGATGCGCGACGAGACGCCGCGGCGGATCTGGGATCAGCATGAGGACATCCTGAACGCCGTGATCGCGGGCGATGCGCAGAGGGCCGAGGACCTCGCGCGGCAGCACATCACGCGAACAGCCACGGTGCTGCTCGCGCGGCTGTCGAAGCAGCGCGACCGCGTGCCGGTCGCGACGCCGTCCTGA
- a CDS encoding PQQ-dependent dehydrogenase, methanol/ethanol family, producing the protein MRKHVRTALRTVLLASAAFACLNLASPARAADEMTPERLLNAEKEAGNWLHHHKNYSGTRFSTLKEINKDTVKNLKVAWTMHLGGVEGGGIWSHGGLEGTPIVENGMIYVTDGWGSVYKIDARGGKGQLVWKMDPKTDHDWAGAIACCGVDNRGVALWGNLVISHTLDGRLIATNKETGQVAWQRQVADPDKGEVITGAPLIVKNMAVSGVAGAEYGIRGWIAATDLTTQKEVWRTHTIPAKGEPGSETWKDSNDAAAAGGGSTWVTGTYDPATDTIIWGVGNPGPDWDNAYRPGDNLYTDSSLALDANTGKIKWHYQHTPNDPYDYDSVAENVLVDVPTPNGQTQKLALEADRNGFAYAIDRTNGKFLWGLPFVKKVTWTKGLDPETGKPIEYDPKNPVQRYNASVTPHRENKIADICPGNMGGKNWPPTSYNPDLKLWYIPVIESCNRITVEEATKDKLKAREFWTGGGPSQPFKITGSVTAIDVTTGKIAGKMETPFPNLGGMLSTPDLVFTGQPSGEVMALDAKTLQKLWEFNTGGGVNAPPVTFSVDGKQYIAILVGLGGAWDKWFIESTPELKKIQPGSMLYVFSL; encoded by the coding sequence ATGAGGAAACACGTCAGGACCGCCTTGCGTACGGTGCTGCTCGCCAGCGCCGCCTTTGCATGCCTCAACCTCGCATCGCCGGCGCGCGCCGCTGACGAGATGACGCCGGAGCGGCTGCTCAATGCCGAGAAGGAAGCCGGCAACTGGCTTCATCACCACAAGAACTATTCCGGCACGCGTTTCTCCACGCTGAAGGAGATCAACAAGGACACCGTCAAGAACCTCAAGGTTGCCTGGACGATGCATCTCGGCGGCGTCGAGGGCGGCGGCATCTGGAGCCATGGCGGTCTCGAGGGCACGCCGATCGTCGAGAACGGCATGATCTATGTCACCGACGGCTGGGGCTCGGTGTACAAGATCGACGCGCGCGGTGGCAAAGGCCAGCTGGTCTGGAAGATGGATCCGAAGACGGATCACGACTGGGCCGGCGCGATCGCCTGCTGCGGCGTCGACAATCGCGGCGTCGCGCTGTGGGGCAATCTCGTCATCTCGCACACGCTCGACGGCCGCCTGATCGCAACCAACAAGGAAACCGGGCAGGTCGCCTGGCAGCGCCAGGTCGCCGATCCCGACAAGGGCGAGGTCATCACCGGCGCGCCGCTGATCGTGAAGAACATGGCGGTGTCCGGTGTCGCCGGTGCCGAATATGGTATCCGCGGCTGGATCGCCGCGACCGATCTCACCACGCAGAAGGAGGTCTGGCGCACCCACACCATTCCGGCGAAGGGCGAGCCAGGCAGCGAGACCTGGAAGGACAGCAACGACGCGGCCGCTGCCGGCGGCGGCTCGACCTGGGTGACCGGCACCTACGATCCGGCAACCGACACCATCATCTGGGGCGTCGGCAACCCCGGTCCGGACTGGGACAACGCCTATCGTCCGGGCGACAACCTCTACACCGACAGCTCGCTGGCGCTCGATGCCAACACCGGCAAGATCAAGTGGCACTATCAGCACACGCCGAACGATCCCTACGACTATGACAGCGTCGCGGAGAACGTTCTTGTCGATGTCCCCACGCCGAACGGCCAGACCCAGAAGCTCGCACTCGAGGCCGACCGCAACGGCTTCGCCTATGCGATCGACCGCACCAACGGCAAGTTCCTGTGGGGCCTTCCGTTCGTCAAGAAGGTGACCTGGACCAAGGGACTCGATCCCGAGACCGGCAAGCCGATCGAGTACGATCCGAAGAACCCGGTGCAGCGCTACAATGCATCGGTCACGCCGCATCGCGAGAACAAGATCGCGGACATCTGCCCCGGCAACATGGGCGGCAAGAACTGGCCGCCAACCTCGTACAATCCGGACCTGAAGCTCTGGTACATCCCGGTGATCGAGAGCTGCAACCGGATCACCGTCGAGGAAGCCACCAAGGACAAGCTCAAGGCGCGCGAGTTCTGGACCGGCGGCGGACCGAGCCAGCCGTTCAAGATCACGGGCAGCGTGACCGCGATCGACGTCACCACCGGCAAGATCGCCGGCAAGATGGAGACGCCGTTCCCGAACCTCGGCGGCATGCTGTCGACGCCTGATCTCGTCTTCACCGGCCAGCCCTCGGGCGAGGTGATGGCGCTCGATGCCAAGACGCTGCAGAAGCTGTGGGAGTTCAACACCGGCGGCGGCGTCAACGCGCCTCCCGTGACCTTCTCGGTCGACGGCAAGCAGTACATCGCGATCCTCGTCGGTCTCGGTGGTGCCTGGGACAAGTGGTTCATCGAATCCACGCCCGAGCTGAAGAAGATCCAGCCCGGCTCGATGCTCTACGTCTTCTCGTTGTAA
- a CDS encoding cytochrome c, with protein sequence MGFVLVSASVASAQSAAPSDPTDAGKAVFKRANCVGCHKWHGNGGGGYGGDALSLRKTELSREHIIETVTCGRPGTGMPYFARGSYDTTKCYGMSRQEVGERMPPEGGTFLRPNDIEAVADYVLAHIKGRGEPNYDECTTFFGNTSRVCDIYKANATQPASEPSK encoded by the coding sequence TTGGGCTTCGTTCTCGTCTCGGCGTCGGTCGCGTCGGCGCAGTCCGCGGCTCCGTCCGATCCGACTGACGCCGGCAAGGCGGTGTTCAAGCGCGCGAACTGCGTCGGCTGCCACAAATGGCACGGCAATGGCGGTGGCGGCTATGGCGGCGACGCGCTGTCGCTGCGCAAGACCGAGCTGAGCCGCGAGCACATCATCGAAACCGTGACCTGCGGGCGGCCCGGCACGGGCATGCCGTACTTTGCGCGCGGCTCCTATGACACGACCAAGTGCTACGGCATGAGCCGCCAGGAGGTCGGTGAGCGCATGCCGCCCGAGGGCGGCACCTTCCTGCGCCCCAACGATATCGAGGCGGTCGCAGACTACGTGCTCGCGCACATCAAGGGTCGCGGCGAGCCCAATTATGATGAGTGCACGACCTTCTTCGGCAACACGTCGCGGGTCTGCGACATCTACAAGGCCAATGCGACCCAGCCTGCAAGCGAGCCATCGAAATGA
- a CDS encoding sigma-54 dependent transcriptional regulator: protein MGIQGTILVVDDEIRSQEALRRVLNQDFEVLCAGNTADAERLLEGEIVHAVICDQRMPQESGVSFLKRVRERWPDPVRMIISGYSDSEDIIAGLNEAGIYQYITKPWQPDRLIEIVREAVQLYRLQKETETAGVDVKATPAHIKQVVSVKRGAAKKLYDFDRIVHSAASPMRNVIELGRRAADYDISVLITGESGTGKELLARAIHYGSGRANKAFVVENCGALPDELLESELFGCKKGAFTGAYQDRIGLFEVADGGTIFLDEIGETSPAFQVKLLRVLQESEIRPLGAQRVRKVDVRVVAATNRDLEAEVEAGRFRRDLYYRLAAFPVHMPSLRERPMDIPLIAEGVLAAVKSSFNRPHLRFVPAALDEFSKYHWPGNVRELQNEIQRMAVLADADELRCPPFAGRRSARRAAPAAVNGKLNGSGSLKDRVEDLEKTIIVSCLEKYEGNISRVASELGLSRVGLRNKLSRYDLKKNGKGHALS, encoded by the coding sequence ATGGGAATCCAGGGAACCATATTGGTCGTGGACGACGAGATCCGGTCGCAGGAGGCGCTGCGCCGCGTCCTTAACCAGGACTTCGAGGTTTTGTGCGCCGGTAATACGGCCGATGCCGAGAGGCTGCTCGAAGGCGAGATCGTCCATGCTGTGATCTGCGACCAGCGCATGCCGCAGGAATCCGGCGTCAGCTTCCTCAAGCGCGTGCGCGAGCGGTGGCCTGATCCCGTGAGGATGATCATCTCGGGCTACTCGGACTCCGAGGACATCATCGCCGGGCTCAACGAAGCCGGCATCTATCAGTACATCACAAAGCCCTGGCAGCCGGACCGTCTGATCGAGATCGTGCGCGAGGCCGTGCAGCTCTACCGGCTGCAGAAGGAGACGGAGACCGCGGGCGTCGACGTCAAGGCGACGCCGGCGCACATCAAGCAGGTCGTCTCCGTCAAGCGCGGCGCGGCGAAGAAGCTGTACGATTTCGACCGCATCGTTCACTCCGCCGCAAGCCCGATGCGCAACGTGATCGAGCTCGGCCGTCGCGCCGCCGACTACGACATCTCTGTGCTGATCACCGGCGAGTCCGGCACCGGCAAGGAGCTGCTGGCGCGTGCCATTCATTACGGCTCGGGGCGCGCCAACAAGGCCTTCGTGGTCGAGAACTGCGGCGCGCTGCCTGACGAGCTGCTGGAGAGCGAGCTGTTCGGCTGCAAGAAGGGCGCCTTCACCGGCGCCTATCAGGACCGGATCGGCCTGTTCGAGGTCGCCGACGGCGGCACCATCTTTCTCGACGAGATCGGCGAGACGTCGCCGGCGTTCCAGGTCAAGCTGCTGCGCGTTCTGCAGGAGAGCGAGATCCGGCCGCTCGGTGCTCAGCGCGTCCGCAAGGTCGACGTCCGCGTCGTTGCCGCCACCAACAGGGATCTCGAGGCCGAGGTCGAGGCCGGCCGCTTCCGCCGCGATCTCTATTACCGGCTCGCCGCGTTCCCGGTGCACATGCCATCGCTGCGCGAGCGGCCGATGGACATTCCCCTGATCGCCGAGGGCGTGCTGGCCGCGGTGAAGAGCTCATTCAACCGGCCTCATCTGCGCTTCGTGCCGGCAGCGCTCGACGAATTCTCGAAATATCATTGGCCGGGCAATGTCCGCGAGCTGCAGAACGAGATCCAGCGCATGGCCGTGCTCGCCGATGCCGACGAGCTGCGCTGTCCGCCCTTCGCCGGACGCCGCAGCGCGCGCCGCGCGGCCCCCGCCGCCGTCAACGGCAAGCTGAACGGCAGCGGCAGCCTGAAGGACAGGGTTGAGGATCTCGAAAAGACGATCATTGTCAGCTGCCTCGAAAAATACGAGGGTAACATCAGCCGCGTGGCCAGCGAGCTTGGCCTGTCCCGGGTCGGACTGCGCAACAAACTATCGAGATACGATCTGAAAAAAAATGGCAAAGGCCACGCACTCTCCTGA
- the pqqA gene encoding pyrroloquinoline quinone precursor peptide PqqA, with protein MSWTAPKIVEVPVGMEINMYACASRKAERRS; from the coding sequence ATGAGCTGGACTGCCCCCAAGATCGTCGAAGTCCCCGTCGGCATGGAAATCAACATGTATGCCTGCGCGAGCCGGAAGGCCGAGCGCAGGAGCTGA
- a CDS encoding sensor histidine kinase: protein MAKATHSPESGADTLLKLIASSSALEFDSEREGVWIEVIRKMDEVYSDLLRYEVDLEHKNAELEEAQAFVTNVIESVSDILVVCDARGTVQQANSAFQRTSGRTLEDIAGRNIAEMIDHDHHGKLAALLKPRSGAEVVDGELRFAAGGSSSDLFAINSSPRHDHRGRFIGVVLTGRPIGELRRAYEALHKAHQELQRAQRQLVEQEKMASLGRLVAGVAHELNNPISFVYGNVHTLMRYRTALVGYLEAVHEQPVSDEVAALRKELRIDAIVEDFGPLIEGTLEGAVRISEIVKNLRRLSFSKLGEVQRVNIERLINTAVLWAGRTKQHRVDIQIEVEPDLWISGNEGQLHQVIVNLVENAIDAMRITEQPRLVVAASRQGNEIAFRVTDNGPGIDKDHLSRIFEPFFTTKRVGEGTGLGLWISYGIVREHGGELAASNESEGGATFSFTLPAA, encoded by the coding sequence ATGGCAAAGGCCACGCACTCTCCTGAATCGGGCGCGGACACGCTGCTGAAGCTGATCGCGAGCAGTAGCGCGCTTGAATTCGACAGCGAGCGCGAGGGCGTCTGGATCGAAGTCATCCGCAAGATGGACGAGGTCTATTCCGACCTCCTGCGCTACGAGGTCGATCTTGAGCACAAGAATGCCGAGCTCGAGGAAGCCCAGGCCTTCGTCACCAACGTCATCGAGTCGGTCTCGGACATTCTCGTTGTGTGCGACGCCAGGGGAACGGTGCAACAAGCCAACTCGGCCTTTCAGCGCACCTCGGGCCGCACGCTCGAGGACATCGCGGGGCGCAATATCGCCGAGATGATAGATCACGATCACCACGGCAAGCTCGCGGCGCTGCTGAAGCCGCGCAGCGGTGCCGAGGTGGTCGATGGCGAGCTGCGCTTTGCCGCCGGCGGATCGAGCTCCGACCTGTTCGCGATCAACAGCTCGCCGCGGCACGACCATCGCGGCCGCTTCATCGGCGTCGTGCTGACGGGACGTCCGATCGGCGAGCTGCGCCGCGCCTACGAGGCCCTGCACAAGGCCCACCAGGAACTACAGCGGGCGCAGCGGCAGCTGGTCGAGCAGGAGAAGATGGCGAGCCTCGGCCGCCTCGTCGCCGGCGTCGCGCACGAATTGAACAATCCGATCAGCTTCGTCTATGGCAATGTTCACACGTTGATGCGCTACCGGACCGCCCTGGTCGGCTATCTGGAAGCGGTCCACGAGCAGCCAGTCTCCGACGAGGTCGCAGCGCTCCGCAAGGAGCTGCGCATCGATGCCATCGTCGAGGATTTCGGGCCGCTGATCGAGGGAACGCTGGAAGGCGCGGTGCGCATCAGCGAAATCGTCAAGAACTTGCGCCGCCTGTCGTTCTCCAAGCTCGGCGAGGTCCAGCGCGTCAATATCGAGCGGCTGATCAACACGGCGGTGCTGTGGGCTGGCCGCACCAAGCAGCACCGCGTCGATATTCAGATCGAGGTCGAGCCGGATCTGTGGATCTCCGGCAATGAAGGTCAGCTGCATCAGGTGATCGTCAATCTGGTCGAGAATGCGATCGACGCGATGCGCATAACCGAGCAGCCGCGCCTCGTCGTTGCGGCGTCGCGACAGGGCAACGAGATCGCGTTCCGGGTCACCGACAACGGTCCGGGGATCGACAAGGATCATCTCAGTCGCATCTTCGAGCCGTTCTTCACGACCAAACGCGTCGGCGAGGGGACCGGCCTCGGCCTTTGGATCAGCTACGGAATCGTACGCGAGCATGGTGGCGAACTCGCTGCCAGCAACGAGTCAGAAGGCGGCGCGACGTTCTCGTTCACTCTGCCCGCAGCCTGA
- the hypE gene encoding hydrogenase expression/formation protein HypE: MSMHQRRLDLKNGCVDLSHGAGGRAMAQLIAGLFHEAFGNEFLARGNDQSAFDVAAGRMVMTTDGYVVSPLFFPGGNIGSLAVHGTVNDIAMAGAKPLYLSASFIIEEGFRFDDLKRIADAMGAAAREAGIAIITGDTKVVERGKADGVFISTAGVGVLPDGLDLSADKARPGDRVLLSGSLGDHGVAIMSKRQNLTFDTEIVSDSASLHGLVAAMVVAGGQGIRLMRDPTRGGLAATMNEIAQQSNLGFRLQEESIPVKPAVAAACELLGLDPLHVANEGKLVAVVAPDVANAVLAAMKAHPLGGEAADIGEAVADDHRFVQMATSFGGGRIVDWLSGEQLPRIC; encoded by the coding sequence ATGAGCATGCATCAGCGCCGGCTCGACCTGAAGAACGGCTGCGTCGACCTCTCGCACGGCGCCGGTGGCCGCGCGATGGCGCAGCTGATTGCCGGTCTGTTCCACGAGGCCTTCGGCAACGAATTTCTGGCGCGTGGCAACGATCAGTCCGCCTTCGATGTCGCGGCCGGGCGGATGGTGATGACGACCGATGGCTATGTCGTGTCGCCGCTGTTTTTTCCCGGCGGCAATATCGGCTCCCTCGCGGTGCACGGCACGGTCAACGATATCGCCATGGCCGGCGCGAAGCCGCTGTACCTGTCGGCGAGCTTCATCATCGAGGAGGGCTTCCGCTTCGACGACCTGAAACGAATAGCTGACGCGATGGGGGCGGCGGCACGCGAGGCCGGCATCGCGATTATCACGGGCGACACGAAAGTGGTCGAGCGCGGCAAGGCCGATGGCGTCTTCATTTCGACCGCTGGCGTCGGCGTACTGCCTGACGGGCTCGACCTCTCTGCGGACAAAGCGCGGCCGGGCGATCGCGTGCTGCTATCGGGCAGCCTCGGCGATCACGGCGTGGCGATCATGTCGAAGCGGCAGAACCTGACCTTCGATACCGAGATCGTCTCCGACTCGGCCTCGCTGCACGGACTCGTCGCCGCCATGGTCGTAGCCGGCGGCCAGGGCATCCGGCTGATGCGCGATCCGACACGCGGCGGGCTTGCTGCGACGATGAACGAGATCGCCCAGCAGTCCAATCTCGGCTTCCGTCTGCAAGAGGAGTCTATTCCAGTGAAGCCGGCCGTGGCCGCTGCCTGCGAGTTGCTCGGGCTCGATCCGCTGCATGTTGCCAATGAAGGCAAGCTCGTCGCCGTGGTCGCTCCTGACGTCGCCAATGCCGTGCTCGCGGCGATGAAGGCGCATCCGCTGGGAGGGGAGGCGGCTGACATCGGCGAGGCGGTCGCCGACGATCATCGCTTCGTCCAGATGGCTACGAGCTTCGGCGGCGGGCGCATCGTCGACTGGCTGTCGGGCGAGCAGTTGCCGCGGATCTGCTGA
- a CDS encoding formate/nitrite transporter family protein — MSSKATAPTFSPAADIEGVSDQQRREIQAQSRPNAALIHETIRAEGESELERRWWAILLSGFAAGLSISLSLIVQGEFHAFVSDEAARRLFAPLGYTAGFLVVVLGRQQLFTENTLTPILPLLHHRDLRTLGNVARLWSLVLIANVAGTWAAAAALVHTDVFEPRIIDAFAEISRHTVEGPFLTTFMRAIFAGWLIALMAWLLPAVRGARAHIVIIMTYLVALGQFAHIVAGSVECAFLVMKGQASLGDYAGAFFLPTLLGNVVGGTTLVALLNYGQVAAELDQES; from the coding sequence GTGAGCAGCAAGGCCACCGCGCCGACATTCAGCCCCGCCGCTGACATCGAGGGCGTTTCCGACCAGCAGCGGCGCGAAATCCAGGCGCAGAGCCGGCCCAACGCCGCGCTGATTCACGAGACCATTCGCGCCGAAGGCGAGAGCGAACTTGAGCGGCGCTGGTGGGCGATCCTGCTGTCGGGTTTCGCCGCAGGCCTCTCCATCAGCCTGTCGTTGATCGTGCAGGGCGAATTCCACGCCTTCGTATCCGACGAGGCGGCACGACGCCTGTTCGCGCCGCTCGGCTATACCGCAGGCTTCCTGGTGGTGGTACTCGGCCGGCAGCAGCTCTTCACCGAGAATACGCTGACGCCGATCCTGCCCCTGCTGCATCATCGCGACTTGAGGACTCTCGGCAATGTCGCTCGGCTATGGAGCCTCGTGTTGATTGCAAACGTCGCGGGGACTTGGGCCGCGGCGGCGGCGCTGGTCCATACCGATGTGTTCGAGCCGCGCATCATCGACGCCTTCGCCGAGATCAGCCGCCACACCGTCGAGGGGCCGTTCTTGACGACATTCATGCGTGCGATCTTTGCAGGCTGGCTGATCGCGCTGATGGCCTGGCTGTTGCCTGCCGTCCGCGGCGCCCGCGCCCATATCGTGATCATCATGACCTATCTGGTCGCGCTGGGACAATTCGCGCACATCGTTGCCGGGTCGGTCGAATGTGCCTTCCTGGTGATGAAGGGCCAGGCCTCGCTCGGCGACTACGCCGGAGCCTTCTTCCTCCCCACGCTGCTTGGTAATGTCGTTGGAGGCACGACGCTGGTCGCGCTGCTCAACTATGGACAGGTTGCAGCCGAGCTCGATCAGGAGTCCTGA